The Helianthus annuus cultivar XRQ/B chromosome 16, HanXRQr2.0-SUNRISE, whole genome shotgun sequence genome includes a window with the following:
- the LOC110919800 gene encoding glutathione S-transferase T3-like: MGSSQAFGSAQAFGSPLHEPDVVPETQPEVPDTQPETQKGKGKAKRSHKKKVETNTRAKKNVITWEPEEEYALIRAFIDVSEDPVISNNQSKTVFWNRIRELFFELMGRGEEYRLPDSISGKWTDINRKCTNFQTVYQRLYSGWKSGSSDEDITQEVLVEYTQANGHFPYMKCWQILRHSPKWAVVSTPSGRSGNTRPSKRSKTNESGEPETPTSDARNTGLNEDIPDDEPVEELPRPPGRKSRAKKPESSSMSMGTDMSNAFSEINKRLQDIHELGNKLLEENREVTEIMRDRQWAHDFEFYSKPHDHLTGKALRMALAQKERIEKKYNL; encoded by the exons ATGGGGTCATCTCAAGCGTTTGGGTCGGCTCAAGCTTTCGGCTCCCCACTACACGAACCCGATGTTGttccggagacgcaacccgaggTACCGGATACGCAACCGGAGAcgcaaaaaggaaaaggaaaagcaaAACGGTCACATAAAAAGAAAGTGGAAACCAACACCCGAGCGAAAAAAAATGTGATAACGTGGGAGCCCGAAGAGGAGTATGCGTTAATCCGCGCTTTCATCGATGTTTCGGAGGACCCGGTCAtat caaacaatcaaagtaaaaCCGTATTTTGGAACCGAATACGAGAACTCTTTTTCGAGCTCATGGGTAGAGGAGAGGAATACCGCCTACCGGACTCTATATCGGGGAAGTGGACCGATATAAACAGGAAatgcacaaactttcaaaccgtgTACCAACGCTTGTATTCCGGATGGAAAAGTGGAAGTAGCGATGAAGACATTACGCAAGAGGTATTGGTCGAGTATACGCAGGCTAATGGCCATTTCCCGTACATGAAGTGTTGGCAAATCCTTCGCCATAGCCCCAAATGGGCCGTCGTATCTACTCCAAGTGGTCGTTCGGGAAATACACGGCCATCAAAGAGGTCCAAAACAAACGAGTCGGGTGAACCCGAAACGCCAACCTCCGACGCTCGAAACACCGGCTTGAACGAGGATATTCCGGATGACGAGCCGGTGGAGGAGCTACCAAGACCGCCCGGAAGAAAAAGCCGGGCGAAAAAACCCGAGTCGTCGTCGATGTCTATGGGAACGGATATGAGTAACGCATTTTCGGAGATAAACAAGCGACTTCAAGACATACACGAACTCGGTAACAAACTTTTGGAGGAGAACCGCGAAGTTACGGAGATTATGCGGGATCGACAATGGGCTCACGACTTTGAGTTCTACTCCAAACCGCATGACCACTTAACGGGAAAAGCTTTGAGAATGGCGTTGGCACAAAAGGAGcggattgaaaaaaaatataatctttga